One genomic region from Spirulina subsalsa PCC 9445 encodes:
- a CDS encoding UPF0175 family protein, with translation MQITIELPDNIANQLQSVNISRRVLELIAADHYRQGRIGAAEVRQILNFSSRWETYEFLKQEKAYLPYTEDDLEQDVQAIRNVLSRE, from the coding sequence ATGCAAATCACGATTGAACTTCCCGACAACATCGCCAATCAATTACAATCGGTCAATATTTCCCGACGAGTTTTAGAACTTATCGCGGCGGATCACTATCGTCAGGGTCGTATTGGAGCCGCCGAAGTGCGACAAATCCTTAATTTTTCCTCTCGTTGGGAAACCTACGAATTTCTTAAGCAGGAAAAAGCCTATTTGCCCTATACTGAGGACGATTTAGAGCAGGATGTCCAAGCCATTCGCAATGTTTTGTCGAGGGAATGA
- a CDS encoding DUF3368 domain-containing protein, with product MIIISNTSPINYLILIGQIDLLLKLFRQIIIPQVVYSELSDPEAPNLVRTWITTPPSWLKIQPQSVSEASDTIINLLDPGERAAILLAQELKANLLLLDDMKARRTAIDRGLRITGILGILDQAATLKLIDLPVAVQNLQATSFWASDSLFQKLLDKHS from the coding sequence ATGATTATTATCTCCAATACCTCCCCTATCAACTACCTAATTCTGATTGGGCAGATCGACTTACTGCTTAAATTGTTCCGGCAGATCATTATTCCCCAAGTCGTTTATAGCGAACTATCTGATCCGGAAGCCCCTAACCTTGTCCGAACTTGGATAACAACCCCACCCAGTTGGCTCAAAATTCAACCTCAATCTGTCAGCGAAGCTTCGGATACAATCATTAATTTGCTTGATCCCGGAGAACGTGCAGCTATCCTTTTAGCCCAAGAACTGAAAGCTAACTTGCTTTTACTGGACGACATGAAAGCGCGACGCACTGCGATAGACAGGGGTTTGAGGATTACGGGTATCCTCGGGATTTTGGATCAGGCAGCAACCCTAAAACTCATCGACCTACCTGTTGCCGTCCAAAACCTTCAAGCGACATCTTTTTGGGCATCTGACAGTTTGTTTCAAAAGTTATTAGACAAGCACAGTTAA
- a CDS encoding tetratricopeptide repeat protein produces the protein MVNRKLLALVLSVSLLVAPQGVSAQTFDQLFEQGRVAWEDGRYAEAERIFRRAIQLDPNNALGHHSLGFALYNQGKVAEAIASYQRTIQLDPNLAAAHGNLGNALRDQGKLAEAIASYQRAIQLEPNYATAHVLLGLALREQGEVKEAIASFQRAIQLEPNYAPVHYILGLALREQGQLEEAIASFQRSIQLTPNYAPAHVLLGLALSDQGKVAEAIASFQRVIQLDLNNAAAHIGLGLALSDQGKVEEAIASFQQVIQLNPNNAAAHNNLGLALYGQGKVEEAIASFQQVIQLDPNNAAAHNNLGLALYSQGRLTKAIVSYQQAIQLDPNNAAAHNNLGLALYDQRKVAEAIASFQQAIQLDPNNAAAHIGLGNALYGQGEVAEAIASFQQAIQLDPNNAAAHIGLGGALSGQGQLEEAIASLQQAIQLDPNYALAHYGLGGILYYQGQLEDAIASYQQAIQLDPNFAVAHYYLGLVLREQGKVEEASAAFQRAIQLDPNLADLLP, from the coding sequence ATGGTCAATCGCAAGTTACTCGCGCTGGTTTTAAGTGTGTCCTTACTTGTTGCCCCCCAAGGGGTGAGCGCTCAGACGTTTGATCAACTTTTTGAGCAGGGGCGTGTGGCTTGGGAGGACGGGCGATATGCGGAAGCAGAAAGGATTTTCCGGAGAGCCATCCAACTCGACCCCAATAATGCTCTTGGTCACCACAGTCTCGGTTTTGCTCTGTATAACCAAGGGAAAGTAGCAGAAGCCATCGCCTCCTACCAACGGACCATCCAACTCGACCCCAATTTAGCTGCGGCTCACGGCAATCTCGGTAATGCCCTGAGAGACCAAGGGAAACTAGCAGAAGCGATCGCCTCCTACCAACGGGCTATCCAACTCGAACCCAATTATGCTACTGCTCACGTCCTTCTTGGTCTTGCCCTGAGAGAACAAGGGGAAGTAAAAGAAGCGATCGCCTCCTTCCAACGGGCTATCCAACTTGAACCCAATTATGCTCCTGTTCACTACATTCTCGGTCTTGCCCTGAGAGAGCAAGGACAACTAGAAGAAGCGATCGCCTCCTTCCAACGGTCTATCCAACTAACACCTAATTATGCTCCTGCTCACGTCCTTCTCGGTCTTGCCCTGAGTGACCAAGGGAAAGTAGCCGAAGCGATCGCCTCCTTCCAACGGGTCATCCAACTCGACCTCAATAATGCTGCGGCTCACATCGGTCTCGGTCTTGCCCTGAGTGACCAAGGGAAAGTAGAAGAAGCCATCGCCTCCTTCCAACAGGTCATCCAACTTAACCCCAATAATGCTGCGGCTCACAACAATCTCGGTCTTGCCCTATATGGTCAAGGGAAAGTAGAAGAAGCCATCGCCTCCTTCCAACAGGTCATCCAACTCGACCCCAATAATGCTGCGGCTCACAACAATCTTGGTCTTGCCCTATATAGTCAAGGGAGACTAACAAAAGCCATCGTTTCCTACCAACAGGCCATCCAACTTGACCCCAATAATGCTGCTGCTCACAACAATCTCGGTCTTGCCCTGTATGACCAACGGAAAGTAGCAGAGGCCATCGCCTCCTTCCAACAAGCCATCCAACTCGACCCCAATAATGCTGCTGCTCACATCGGTCTCGGTAATGCCCTATATGGTCAAGGGGAAGTAGCAGAGGCCATCGCCTCCTTCCAACAAGCCATCCAACTCGACCCTAATAATGCTGCTGCTCACATTGGTCTCGGTGGTGCCCTATCTGGTCAAGGACAACTAGAAGAAGCCATCGCCTCCTTACAACAAGCCATCCAACTCGACCCCAATTATGCTCTTGCTCACTACGGTCTCGGTGGTATCCTGTATTACCAAGGACAACTAGAAGACGCGATCGCCTCCTACCAACAAGCCATCCAACTCGACCCCAATTTCGCTGTTGCTCACTACTATCTTGGTCTTGTCCTGAGAGAGCAAGGGAAAGTAGAAGAAGCGAGTGCTGCTTTCCAACGGGCTATCCAACTCGACCCCAATCTTGCTGATCTCTTGCCCTGA
- a CDS encoding class I SAM-dependent methyltransferase, producing MDYLRGKIEMENTGVCLNVGCGLVVAQGWQNLDASPSLRIKQLPLIGQPLAKLLKAPQWPDEVMYGNIIQGLNIPENSCDLIYASHVLEHLALLDFAVAMEHIYSYLKPGGIFRAIVPNIEHFVKIYIEQKKDPNLAAQASFNLMQDSLMGHTGTRKSLLVRCREIFSNYRHQWMWDGDSLSAAFEKHGFKNVQIRQYGEWSDNRFAQVEHPESFLDGICLEGTKPKPPNS from the coding sequence ATGGATTATTTGAGGGGAAAAATTGAGATGGAAAATACTGGGGTTTGTCTTAATGTTGGTTGTGGTTTGGTGGTAGCCCAAGGTTGGCAAAATCTCGACGCTTCTCCGAGTCTGAGAATTAAACAACTCCCCCTCATTGGTCAACCTTTAGCCAAGTTACTCAAAGCCCCTCAGTGGCCCGATGAAGTGATGTATGGCAACATTATTCAAGGTCTAAATATTCCTGAAAATAGTTGTGATTTAATCTACGCTTCCCATGTCTTAGAACACCTCGCTTTATTAGATTTTGCGGTGGCAATGGAGCATATTTATTCCTATCTTAAACCGGGTGGAATATTTCGCGCTATTGTACCAAATATTGAGCATTTTGTCAAGATTTATATTGAACAAAAAAAAGACCCCAACTTAGCCGCCCAAGCGTCATTTAACCTGATGCAGGATTCATTAATGGGACATACAGGCACTCGGAAAAGTTTGTTAGTGCGTTGTCGAGAAATCTTTTCTAATTATCGCCATCAGTGGATGTGGGACGGGGATTCATTAAGTGCAGCTTTTGAGAAACATGGCTTTAAAAATGTGCAGATTCGTCAGTATGGGGAATGGTCAGACAATCGTTTTGCGCAAGTCGAACATCCCGAAAGTTTTCTAGATGGCATTTGTCTTGAAGGAACAAAACCCAAACCCCCCAATTCGTAG